A single window of Nocardioides kongjuensis DNA harbors:
- a CDS encoding GTP pyrophosphokinase family protein: MSAIVPEEQSAFLRELRLFHLNYKFGLDEILTKINILREEMTFRDGANPIEHVNSRIKTIDSLRAKAARIGCPFELEAIGEQIRDIAGVRIVCSFIADVYRVLEMLTSQPDVTVCEVKDYIARPKANGYRSLHAIVEIPVFLSDTTRAVPIEVQIRTVAMDFWASVEHKIYYKYAKDVPVELVEELSAAAGVAHELDGRMAELHRIVHG, from the coding sequence GTGAGCGCCATCGTCCCCGAGGAGCAGTCGGCATTCCTGCGTGAGCTGCGGCTGTTCCACCTGAACTACAAGTTCGGCCTCGACGAGATCCTGACCAAGATCAACATCCTGCGCGAGGAGATGACCTTCCGCGACGGGGCCAACCCGATCGAGCACGTCAACTCACGCATCAAGACGATCGACAGCCTGCGTGCGAAGGCCGCCCGCATCGGCTGCCCCTTCGAGCTCGAGGCCATCGGCGAGCAGATCCGCGACATCGCCGGCGTACGCATCGTGTGCAGCTTCATCGCCGACGTCTACCGGGTGCTCGAGATGCTGACGTCGCAGCCGGACGTCACCGTCTGCGAGGTCAAGGACTACATCGCCCGGCCCAAGGCCAACGGCTACCGCAGCCTGCACGCCATCGTCGAGATCCCGGTGTTCCTGTCCGACACGACCCGTGCCGTGCCGATCGAGGTCCAGATCCGCACGGTGGCGATGGACTTCTGGGCGAGTGTCGAGCACAAGATCTACTACAAGTACGCCAAGGACGTGCCGGTCGAGCTCGTCGAGGAGCTGTCGGCGGCCGCCGGGGTCGCCCACGAGCTCGACGGACGGATGGCGGAGCTGCACCGCATCGTGCACGGGTGA
- a CDS encoding SDR family NAD(P)-dependent oxidoreductase has product MTDQLAPRAQRFTGRRVVVTGAAGGLGRVVAELFRAEGATVVATDVVAADGVVACDLSDDAARDAFVADALAELGGLDVLCNVAGIQKFAEVGTITADLLRKHFDVNALAPIMLAQACADALVESKGNVVSVASISAVMGQPYNAPYCSSKAALLLGMRALAVELGTKGVRVNCVSPGGIATPMVEAAAAGLPADANWDLVARSTSVIPGFMPPADVAEALLYLASDAAASVTGANLVVDRGVVW; this is encoded by the coding sequence ATGACCGACCAGCTCGCCCCTCGCGCCCAGCGCTTCACCGGCCGCCGGGTCGTCGTCACGGGTGCCGCCGGCGGCCTCGGCCGGGTCGTCGCCGAGCTGTTCCGGGCCGAGGGCGCGACCGTCGTGGCCACCGACGTGGTCGCCGCCGACGGCGTGGTGGCCTGCGACCTGTCCGACGACGCCGCGCGCGACGCGTTCGTGGCCGACGCCCTCGCCGAGCTCGGTGGCCTCGACGTGCTGTGCAACGTCGCCGGGATCCAGAAGTTCGCCGAGGTCGGCACGATCACCGCCGACCTGCTGCGCAAGCACTTCGACGTCAACGCGCTCGCGCCGATCATGCTCGCCCAGGCCTGCGCCGACGCACTGGTCGAGAGCAAGGGCAACGTCGTCTCGGTGGCGTCGATCTCGGCGGTGATGGGCCAGCCCTACAACGCGCCCTACTGCTCCTCGAAGGCCGCGCTGCTGCTCGGCATGCGTGCGCTCGCCGTCGAGCTCGGCACCAAGGGGGTGCGGGTCAACTGCGTGTCCCCGGGCGGCATCGCGACCCCGATGGTCGAGGCGGCCGCCGCCGGGCTGCCCGCCGACGCCAACTGGGACCTGGTCGCCCGCAGCACCTCGGTCATCCCCGGCTTCATGCCGCCGGCCGACGTCGCCGAGGCGCTGCTCTACCTGGCCTCGGACGCCGCCGCATCGGTCACCGGTGCCAACCTCGTCGTCGACCGCGGCGTCGTCTGGTGA
- a CDS encoding SRPBCC family protein, whose amino-acid sequence MPSVERVVVVPRPLAKVWDYLTDFTTTEEWDPPTVTTVRTSGDGDVGTTYRNVSSFLGHETEVEYRVVAVVPHELFELAGTAPGVDLRDTIRFCEQDGSTTVRYRSELTPHGIGKLASPLVKGGLELLANRVADRIEERLLLL is encoded by the coding sequence ATGCCGAGCGTCGAGCGTGTCGTCGTCGTCCCCCGTCCCCTCGCGAAGGTCTGGGACTACCTGACCGACTTCACCACCACCGAGGAGTGGGACCCGCCCACCGTCACGACGGTGCGCACCTCCGGCGACGGCGACGTCGGTACGACGTACCGCAACGTCTCGTCCTTCCTCGGCCACGAGACCGAGGTCGAGTACCGCGTCGTCGCCGTGGTGCCGCACGAGCTGTTCGAGCTCGCCGGCACCGCCCCGGGCGTCGACCTGCGCGACACGATCCGCTTCTGCGAGCAGGACGGCTCGACCACGGTGCGCTACCGCTCCGAGCTCACGCCGCACGGCATCGGCAAGCTCGCGTCGCCGCTCGTCAAGGGCGGCCTCGAACTGCTCGCGAACCGGGTCGCCGACAGGATCGAGGAGCGCCTGCTCCTCCTCTAG
- a CDS encoding acyl-CoA carboxylase subunit epsilon encodes MSAEAVTEPEQADASSAAPLLRVITPGTTPEEVAAIVAVLSALGGGAPAPEAPRSEWTNPARRLRRTASSHPNPGRGAWRASALPR; translated from the coding sequence GTGAGCGCCGAGGCCGTGACCGAGCCCGAGCAGGCGGACGCGTCGTCCGCTGCTCCCCTGCTGCGCGTCATCACCCCGGGCACCACGCCGGAGGAGGTCGCCGCGATCGTCGCGGTGCTCTCCGCCCTCGGCGGTGGCGCCCCGGCGCCCGAGGCACCACGCTCGGAGTGGACCAACCCGGCCCGCCGCCTGCGTCGTACCGCCAGCTCCCACCCGAACCCCGGACGCGGCGCCTGGCGCGCCAGCGCCCTGCCCCGCTGA
- a CDS encoding alpha/beta hydrolase: protein MTRAGDRRLSRRGLLVAGGGAVTLGAAGAAYRYRTDDGPDGPVPDVTGVAVTSGSFVSQARRGARCGWSVATPGEDLPVVVVLHGRRNDHRSAFARSYLALDRFLAAGLADAMPAVAIASVDGGDTYWHRRRSGEDAGAMVVDEFLPLLAERGLDTSRVALLGWSMGGFGALHLVPALEGVLKGVGVMSPALWHRYADTSPGSYDDAADFGRVTIFGREDTLAGVPLRVDCGKGDPFYPATRDLVADLTTRPAGGFGRGGHDVGYWRRVVPGQLRFLARALSA from the coding sequence ATGACCCGTGCCGGCGACCGCCGCCTCTCCCGCCGCGGCCTGCTCGTCGCCGGCGGCGGCGCGGTGACGCTGGGTGCCGCGGGGGCGGCGTACCGGTACCGGACCGACGACGGCCCCGATGGGCCGGTGCCGGACGTCACGGGGGTGGCGGTCACCTCGGGCAGCTTCGTGTCGCAGGCCCGCAGGGGCGCGCGGTGCGGGTGGTCGGTCGCGACGCCGGGCGAGGACCTGCCGGTCGTGGTGGTGCTGCACGGGCGGCGCAACGACCACCGGTCGGCGTTCGCGCGCTCCTACCTCGCGCTCGACCGGTTCCTCGCAGCCGGATTGGCCGACGCGATGCCGGCGGTCGCGATCGCCAGCGTCGACGGGGGCGACACCTACTGGCACAGGAGACGCAGCGGCGAGGACGCCGGGGCGATGGTGGTCGACGAGTTCCTGCCGCTGCTGGCCGAGCGTGGCCTCGACACCAGCCGGGTCGCCTTGCTGGGCTGGTCGATGGGCGGGTTCGGGGCGCTGCACCTGGTGCCGGCGCTGGAGGGTGTCCTCAAGGGCGTGGGCGTGATGAGCCCCGCCCTCTGGCACCGGTACGCCGACACCAGTCCCGGCTCCTACGACGACGCCGCCGACTTCGGGCGGGTGACGATCTTCGGCCGCGAGGACACGCTGGCCGGCGTGCCGCTGCGCGTGGACTGCGGCAAGGGCGACCCGTTCTACCCCGCGACCCGCGACCTCGTCGCCGACCTGACGACGCGGCCGGCCGGCGGGTTCGGCCGGGGCGGCCACGACGTCGGCTACTGGCGCCGGGTGGTGCCGGGGCAGCTGCGCTTCCTGGCCAGGGCGCTCAGCGCGTAG
- a CDS encoding acetyl/propionyl/methylcrotonyl-CoA carboxylase subunit alpha, translated as MSLKKVLIANRGEIAVRVIRAAKDAGIGSVAVYAEPDANALFVRLADEAYSLGGATPAETYLDIAKIIDVAKQSGADSVHPGYGFLAENAAFAQAVLDAGLIWIGPSPEAIDGLGDKAKAKQIALAAGAPLAPGLKDPVKDADEIVAFAKEHGLPVAIKAVFGGGGRGLKVARTLEEIPELFESATREAIGAFGRGECLVEKFLDKPRHVETQCLADSHGNVVVVSTRDCSLQRRHQKLVEEAPAPFLTDEQNARLYESSKAILREANYVGAGTCEFLVAADGTISFLEVNTRLQVEHCVSEEVTGIDLVREMFRIAAGEELGYGDPEIRGHSIEYRINAEDGGNNFMPAPGTLTAWNPPQGPGVRVDGGYEVGETVPGAFDSLIAKLIITGSSRTQAIERSRRALSEFEVDGMPTAITFHEVIVNDPAWVGASNPSGEGSFDVYTTWIETDFDNQITPYGGAAGEAEEAGEKQKVVVEVGGKRIEVVLPAGLGGLGGGAAAGGAKKPKRAGGKKAGAAASGDSVTSPMQGTIVKVAVEEGQSVEEGDVVVVLEAMKMEQPLKAHKAGTITGLSAEVGATIGNGEVVCEIKD; from the coding sequence ATGTCGTTGAAGAAGGTCCTGATCGCCAACCGCGGCGAGATCGCGGTTCGGGTCATCCGTGCCGCCAAGGACGCGGGTATCGGTTCGGTCGCGGTGTACGCCGAGCCGGACGCCAACGCGCTGTTCGTGCGCCTGGCCGACGAGGCGTACTCCCTGGGCGGCGCGACCCCCGCGGAGACGTACCTCGACATCGCCAAGATCATCGATGTCGCCAAGCAGTCGGGCGCCGACTCGGTCCACCCGGGCTACGGCTTCCTCGCCGAGAACGCCGCGTTCGCGCAGGCCGTGCTCGACGCGGGCCTGATCTGGATCGGCCCCTCCCCCGAGGCGATCGACGGCCTGGGCGACAAGGCGAAGGCGAAGCAGATCGCCCTCGCCGCCGGCGCCCCGCTGGCCCCGGGCCTCAAGGACCCGGTCAAGGACGCCGACGAGATCGTCGCCTTCGCCAAGGAGCACGGCCTCCCGGTCGCCATCAAGGCGGTCTTCGGTGGTGGCGGTCGCGGCCTCAAGGTCGCCCGCACCCTCGAGGAGATCCCGGAGCTGTTCGAGTCCGCCACCCGTGAGGCGATCGGCGCCTTCGGTCGCGGCGAGTGCCTGGTCGAGAAGTTCCTCGACAAGCCGCGCCACGTCGAGACCCAGTGCCTGGCCGACTCGCACGGCAACGTCGTGGTCGTCTCGACGCGCGACTGCTCGCTGCAGCGCCGCCACCAGAAGCTGGTCGAGGAGGCGCCCGCGCCGTTCCTCACCGACGAGCAGAACGCTCGCCTGTACGAGTCGTCGAAGGCGATCCTGCGCGAGGCCAACTACGTCGGCGCCGGCACCTGCGAGTTCCTCGTCGCCGCCGACGGCACCATCTCCTTCCTCGAGGTCAACACCCGCCTCCAGGTGGAGCACTGCGTGTCCGAGGAGGTCACCGGGATCGACCTGGTCCGCGAGATGTTCCGCATCGCCGCGGGCGAGGAGCTCGGCTACGGCGACCCGGAGATCCGCGGCCACTCGATCGAGTACCGGATCAACGCCGAGGACGGCGGCAACAACTTCATGCCGGCCCCCGGCACGCTGACCGCCTGGAACCCGCCGCAGGGCCCCGGGGTCCGCGTCGACGGCGGCTACGAGGTCGGCGAGACCGTCCCCGGCGCCTTCGACTCGCTGATCGCCAAGCTGATCATCACCGGCTCGAGCCGCACCCAGGCGATCGAGCGCTCGCGCCGGGCGCTCTCGGAGTTCGAGGTCGACGGCATGCCGACCGCGATCACCTTCCACGAGGTCATCGTCAACGACCCGGCCTGGGTCGGCGCCTCCAACCCGTCGGGCGAGGGCTCCTTCGACGTCTACACCACCTGGATCGAGACCGACTTCGACAACCAGATCACGCCGTACGGCGGCGCCGCGGGCGAGGCCGAGGAAGCCGGCGAGAAGCAGAAGGTGGTCGTCGAGGTCGGCGGCAAGCGGATCGAGGTCGTCCTCCCGGCCGGCCTCGGTGGCCTCGGTGGCGGTGCGGCCGCCGGTGGCGCGAAGAAGCCGAAGCGCGCCGGCGGCAAGAAGGCCGGCGCCGCGGCGTCGGGCGACTCGGTCACCTCGCCGATGCAGGGCACCATCGTCAAGGTCGCCGTCGAGGAGGGCCAGAGCGTCGAGGAGGGTGACGTCGTCGTCGTCCTCGAGGCGATGAAGATGGAGCAGCCGCTCAAGGCCCACAAGGCCGGCACCATCACCGGCCTCTCGGCCGAGGTCGGCGCGACGATCGGCAACGGCGAGGTCGTCTGCGAGATCAAGGACTGA
- a CDS encoding acyl-CoA carboxylase subunit beta produces the protein MTEIDLHTTAGKLADLDRRTDEAVHAPAAKAQEKQHAKGRKTARERIELLFDEGSFVELDEFARHRSTAFGLEKTRPYGDGVITGYGTVDGRQVCVFSQDFTVFGGSLGEVYGEKITKVMDLAIKSGCPIIGINEGAGARIQEGVVSLGLYGEIFKRNVHASGVIPQISMIMGNCAGGHVYSPAVTDFTIMVDQTSAMFITGPDVIKTVTGEDVSMEELGGARAHNTKSGNAHYMASDEEDAFEYVKALLAFLPQNNLDEAPTYDDAADLEPTAEDLALDTLIPDSPNQPYDMHDVITTIVDDGDFLEVQPLFAPNIIVGYGRVEGRSVGVVANQPMQFAGTLDIDASEKAARFVRFCDAFSIPVLTFVDVPGFLPGVDQEHLGIIRRGAKLIYAYAEATVPLVTIITRKAYGGAYDVMGSKHLGADINLSWPTGQIAVMGAQGAANIVHRRTLAELEAAGGDVEARRAELIDEYETTLANPYIAAERGYVDGVIKPSETRAEVVKALRLLRNKREVLPPKKHGNIPL, from the coding sequence ATGACCGAGATCGACCTGCACACGACGGCGGGCAAGCTGGCGGACCTCGACCGCCGCACCGACGAGGCCGTGCACGCTCCCGCAGCCAAGGCGCAGGAGAAGCAGCACGCCAAGGGACGAAAGACCGCCCGCGAGCGCATCGAGCTGCTCTTCGACGAGGGCTCCTTCGTCGAGCTCGACGAGTTCGCCCGCCACCGCTCCACGGCCTTCGGGCTCGAGAAGACCCGTCCGTACGGCGACGGCGTGATCACCGGCTACGGCACGGTCGACGGCCGCCAGGTGTGCGTGTTCTCCCAGGACTTCACCGTCTTCGGCGGCTCGCTCGGCGAGGTCTACGGCGAGAAGATCACCAAGGTCATGGACCTGGCGATCAAGTCCGGCTGCCCCATCATCGGCATCAACGAGGGCGCCGGCGCCCGCATCCAGGAGGGCGTCGTCTCGCTCGGCCTGTACGGCGAGATCTTCAAGCGCAACGTGCACGCCTCCGGCGTGATCCCGCAGATCTCGATGATCATGGGCAACTGCGCGGGCGGCCACGTCTACTCCCCCGCGGTCACCGACTTCACGATCATGGTCGACCAGACCTCGGCGATGTTCATCACCGGCCCCGACGTCATCAAGACCGTCACCGGCGAGGACGTCTCGATGGAGGAGCTCGGCGGCGCCCGGGCCCACAACACCAAGTCGGGCAACGCCCACTACATGGCCTCCGACGAGGAGGACGCCTTCGAGTACGTCAAGGCGCTGCTCGCCTTCCTGCCGCAGAACAACCTCGACGAGGCGCCGACGTACGACGACGCGGCCGACCTCGAGCCGACCGCCGAGGACCTCGCGCTCGACACCCTGATCCCGGACTCGCCGAACCAGCCGTACGACATGCACGACGTCATCACGACGATCGTCGACGACGGCGACTTCCTCGAGGTGCAGCCGCTGTTCGCGCCCAACATCATCGTCGGCTACGGCCGGGTCGAGGGCCGCTCGGTCGGCGTCGTCGCCAACCAGCCGATGCAGTTCGCCGGCACGCTCGACATCGACGCCTCCGAGAAGGCCGCGCGGTTCGTCCGGTTCTGCGACGCCTTCAGCATCCCGGTGCTGACCTTCGTCGACGTCCCGGGCTTCCTCCCGGGCGTCGACCAGGAGCACCTCGGCATCATCCGTCGCGGCGCCAAGCTGATCTACGCCTACGCCGAGGCGACCGTCCCGCTGGTCACGATCATCACCCGCAAGGCCTACGGCGGCGCGTACGACGTCATGGGCTCCAAGCACCTCGGCGCCGACATCAACCTGTCCTGGCCGACCGGCCAGATCGCGGTGATGGGCGCGCAGGGCGCGGCCAACATCGTGCACCGCCGTACGCTCGCCGAGCTCGAGGCCGCCGGCGGTGACGTCGAGGCCAGGCGCGCCGAGCTGATCGACGAGTACGAGACCACGCTCGCCAACCCCTACATCGCGGCCGAGCGCGGCTACGTCGACGGCGTCATCAAGCCGTCGGAGACCCGCGCCGAGGTGGTCAAGGCGCTGCGCCTGCTGCGCAACAAGCGCGAGGTGCTGCCGCCGAAGAAGCACGGGAACATCCCGCTGTGA
- a CDS encoding phosphatase PAP2 family protein, whose amino-acid sequence MGDETDPAAGTLLTSYARVHQGAHWPGDVAAGAALGVTVGAALASRVDP is encoded by the coding sequence GTGGGCGACGAGACCGATCCGGCCGCGGGGACCCTGCTCACGTCGTACGCGCGCGTGCACCAGGGCGCGCACTGGCCCGGGGACGTCGCGGCCGGTGCGGCCCTGGGCGTGACGGTCGGCGCCGCGCTCGCGAGCCGGGTCGACCCGTGA
- a CDS encoding S8 family peptidase, with product MPQHHRRFRAAVLTVATGLTLAGLSVGGTGASAAPSAGGEPVSTPVPISTPDGVVSAYLLNAKHANPGQTRLLERAVTRAGGVVVQTWPQIGVVVAHSDKAAFRADVTAYAGNALESVGATRTVPVTEGTPAGVQAPWGPGRGQVRKAQSSPQRDDTENTVTAADPRETEQWDMQVIKADQAHAITDGSRDVVVGVLDSGIDPDHPDLVANIDVADSVNCSNAGRPDTSPTGWYPTTSDHGTHVAGTIGAARNGVGIVGVAPNVRMASVKVVNDDGFIYPEYAVCGFVWAGMHGMDVTNNSYYVDPFEFYCEDQPDQYAAKEAVRRAVAWSTDQGVVHAAAAGNSGHDLADKSSFLDEGSPDDGTPVTRTLNSGCQDIPTELPGVVTVSASHRDDVLSYFSNRGLGVIDVAAPGRRILSTIVAGNGYGLKSGTSMASPHVAGVLALMKSAHPDLTPAQMVAKLRADADDHPCTVQETPPAGVDLGAPCVGTDADNSYYGEGMVDALDAVR from the coding sequence ATGCCACAGCACCACCGGCGGTTCCGTGCCGCCGTCCTCACGGTCGCGACCGGCCTCACCCTGGCCGGTCTCTCCGTGGGCGGCACCGGCGCCAGTGCCGCTCCGTCGGCCGGCGGCGAGCCCGTCTCGACCCCCGTCCCGATCAGCACCCCGGACGGGGTCGTGTCGGCGTACCTGCTCAACGCGAAGCACGCCAACCCCGGCCAGACCCGGCTCCTCGAGCGTGCGGTCACCAGGGCGGGCGGCGTCGTCGTCCAGACCTGGCCGCAGATCGGCGTCGTCGTCGCCCACAGCGACAAGGCCGCCTTCCGCGCCGACGTGACGGCGTACGCCGGCAACGCGCTCGAGTCCGTCGGCGCGACCCGCACCGTGCCGGTCACCGAGGGCACCCCGGCCGGCGTCCAGGCGCCCTGGGGCCCGGGCAGGGGCCAGGTCCGCAAGGCCCAGTCCTCGCCGCAGCGAGACGACACCGAGAACACCGTCACGGCCGCGGACCCCCGCGAGACCGAGCAGTGGGACATGCAGGTGATCAAGGCCGACCAGGCGCACGCGATCACCGACGGCTCCCGTGACGTCGTCGTCGGCGTGCTCGACTCGGGCATCGACCCCGACCACCCGGACCTCGTCGCCAACATCGACGTCGCCGACTCGGTCAACTGCAGCAACGCCGGGCGTCCCGACACCTCGCCGACCGGCTGGTACCCGACCACCAGTGACCACGGCACCCACGTCGCCGGCACCATCGGCGCCGCGCGCAACGGCGTCGGCATCGTCGGGGTGGCGCCCAACGTGCGGATGGCCTCGGTCAAGGTCGTCAACGACGACGGCTTCATCTACCCGGAGTACGCCGTGTGCGGCTTCGTCTGGGCCGGCATGCACGGCATGGACGTGACCAACAACAGCTACTACGTCGACCCGTTCGAGTTCTACTGCGAGGACCAGCCCGACCAGTACGCCGCCAAGGAGGCCGTACGTCGTGCCGTCGCCTGGTCCACCGACCAGGGCGTCGTCCACGCCGCGGCCGCCGGCAACTCGGGCCACGACCTGGCCGACAAGTCGTCCTTCCTCGACGAGGGCAGCCCTGACGACGGCACCCCCGTGACCCGCACGCTCAACAGCGGCTGCCAGGACATCCCGACCGAGCTCCCCGGTGTCGTGACCGTCTCCGCGAGCCACCGTGACGACGTGCTGTCCTACTTCTCCAACCGCGGCCTCGGCGTCATCGACGTCGCCGCCCCGGGCCGTCGGATCCTGTCGACCATCGTGGCCGGCAACGGCTACGGCCTGAAGTCCGGTACGTCGATGGCCTCCCCGCACGTCGCCGGCGTCCTCGCCCTCATGAAGTCGGCCCACCCCGACCTCACGCCGGCGCAGATGGTCGCCAAGCTGCGGGCCGACGCCGACGACCACCCCTGCACGGTCCAGGAGACGCCGCCGGCCGGCGTCGACCTCGGTGCCCCGTGCGTCGGGACCGACGCCGACAACAGCTACTACGGCGAGGGCATGGTCGACGCCCTCGACGCGGTCCGCTGA
- a CDS encoding TetR family transcriptional regulator, translating to MTQSHDDDRRPPVAKGPAAAISEAAFRLFAEHGYDATSVDDIAAAAGVSRSSFFRLFGSKEMVIFPDHDAILAAVEERLAASTQKSAILAVSDAVRVVLFHYIAEGPLARRRYQLTSTVPALRERELISGARYQQVFRQYISAWGDGSEESERRGELMAAAVVAAHNRVLRRWLREECEDPHMEIDEAMAQVNALFAPPPTATTPAAPGAIVVVRTDQDLAAVAEQLRSL from the coding sequence GTGACGCAATCGCACGACGACGACCGACGGCCCCCGGTCGCCAAGGGTCCTGCCGCCGCGATCTCCGAGGCGGCCTTCCGGCTCTTCGCCGAGCACGGGTACGACGCCACCAGCGTCGACGACATCGCTGCTGCCGCGGGCGTGAGCCGCAGCTCCTTCTTCCGGCTGTTCGGGTCGAAGGAGATGGTGATCTTCCCCGACCACGACGCGATCCTCGCCGCGGTCGAGGAGCGGCTGGCCGCCTCGACCCAGAAGAGCGCCATCCTCGCGGTCTCCGACGCGGTGCGCGTCGTCCTGTTCCACTACATCGCCGAGGGTCCGCTGGCCCGGCGTCGCTACCAGCTCACCTCCACGGTCCCGGCCCTGCGCGAGCGCGAGCTGATCAGTGGGGCCCGCTACCAGCAGGTCTTCCGGCAGTACATCAGCGCCTGGGGCGACGGCTCCGAGGAGTCCGAGCGCCGCGGCGAGCTGATGGCTGCCGCCGTCGTCGCCGCCCACAACCGGGTCCTGCGCCGCTGGCTGCGCGAGGAGTGCGAGGACCCGCACATGGAGATCGACGAGGCGATGGCGCAGGTCAACGCGCTCTTCGCCCCGCCGCCCACGGCGACGACGCCGGCCGCCCCCGGCGCGATCGTCGTGGTCCGCACCGACCAGGACCTCGCCGCGGTCGCGGAGCAGCTCCGGTCGCTGTGA
- a CDS encoding TIGR03619 family F420-dependent LLM class oxidoreductase codes for MRIGINSPVVVQLPGAFSPWEADAGIAELGTIAEAADTLGFDFLTCSEHVMVPADIAAQRGGTYWDPLATFGHLAARTSRIRLATQVLVLGYHHPLAIAKRYGTLDLVSGGRLVLGLGVGSLEEEFALLGVRFEGRGAVADDALRALRAALSTRTPSYDGPHFSFSDVVVSPHAVQPHVPFWIGGRTPRSLRRAVELADGWVPFGLSPGELAAMLARADLPAGFEVVLTPGAALDPSGAAAAAVDALGALEEAGATAASVRIAAESASHYVEQLHALAQLRR; via the coding sequence GTGAGGATCGGCATCAACAGCCCCGTGGTGGTGCAGCTGCCGGGGGCGTTCTCCCCGTGGGAGGCCGATGCCGGCATCGCCGAGCTCGGCACCATCGCCGAGGCCGCCGACACCCTCGGCTTCGACTTCCTCACCTGCAGCGAGCACGTGATGGTGCCGGCCGACATCGCCGCGCAGCGCGGCGGCACCTACTGGGACCCGCTCGCCACCTTCGGCCACCTCGCCGCCCGCACCTCGCGGATCCGGCTCGCCACCCAGGTCCTCGTCCTCGGCTACCACCACCCCCTCGCCATCGCCAAGCGCTACGGGACCCTCGACCTGGTCAGCGGCGGCCGCCTGGTCCTCGGGCTGGGCGTGGGCTCGCTCGAGGAGGAGTTCGCACTGCTCGGCGTTCGGTTCGAAGGGCGTGGCGCGGTCGCCGACGACGCATTGCGGGCCCTGCGCGCCGCGCTGTCGACCCGGACACCGTCGTACGACGGACCGCACTTCTCGTTCTCCGACGTGGTCGTCTCACCGCACGCGGTCCAGCCACACGTGCCGTTCTGGATCGGCGGGCGCACGCCCCGCTCGCTGCGCCGGGCAGTCGAGCTGGCCGACGGCTGGGTGCCCTTCGGGCTCTCGCCCGGCGAGCTCGCGGCGATGCTGGCACGGGCCGACCTACCGGCGGGCTTCGAGGTCGTGCTCACCCCTGGTGCCGCCCTCGACCCGTCAGGCGCCGCCGCGGCTGCGGTCGATGCGCTCGGCGCCCTGGAGGAGGCCGGCGCGACCGCGGCGTCCGTGCGGATCGCGGCCGAGTCAGCATCGCACTACGTCGAGCAGCTGCACGCGCTGGCGCAGCTGCGGCGCTAG
- a CDS encoding SDR family NAD(P)-dependent oxidoreductase: protein MSAGVTRRAIVTGAGPRSIGRAVADALLADGWEVTVTRRATLDLADRASVAAFAASYAGRADDLDLLVNSAGIHLDLGSRWKQPQLLDGHEVHWRTNYLGTVDLTTALLPLLLGGGGGTVVHVVSQLHERGTTDQLLGRPVAYDSWASYGTSKLGLVHHAALLAERYGDQGLRALSVHPGAVSTNIANRGLETRPLLRRLRNLALPLERRTLMTPEESAAHLVRIATDPSAASGYYRKSRPLDPAPAAADLAARAELAATTEAWLAATR, encoded by the coding sequence GTGAGTGCCGGGGTCACGCGCCGCGCGATCGTCACCGGCGCCGGGCCGCGCTCGATCGGCCGCGCCGTCGCCGACGCGCTCCTCGCCGACGGCTGGGAGGTCACCGTCACCCGCCGCGCCACCCTCGACCTCGCCGACCGGGCGTCCGTCGCGGCCTTCGCTGCGTCGTACGCCGGACGGGCCGACGACCTCGACCTGCTGGTCAACAGCGCCGGCATCCACCTCGACCTCGGGTCGCGGTGGAAGCAGCCGCAGCTGCTCGACGGCCACGAGGTCCACTGGCGCACGAACTACCTCGGCACCGTCGACCTGACGACGGCGCTGCTGCCGCTGCTGCTGGGTGGTGGTGGAGGGACCGTGGTGCACGTCGTCTCGCAGCTGCACGAGCGCGGCACCACCGACCAGCTGCTCGGCCGGCCGGTCGCCTACGACTCGTGGGCGTCGTACGGCACCTCGAAGCTCGGCCTGGTCCACCACGCCGCCCTGCTGGCCGAGCGGTACGGCGACCAAGGGCTGCGCGCCCTGTCCGTCCATCCCGGCGCGGTGTCGACCAACATCGCCAACCGCGGCCTCGAGACCCGGCCGCTGCTGCGCCGGCTGCGCAACCTCGCCCTGCCCCTGGAGCGCCGCACCCTGATGACGCCCGAGGAGTCGGCCGCCCACCTGGTCCGGATCGCCACCGATCCCTCGGCCGCGTCCGGCTACTACCGCAAGAGCCGGCCCCTCGACCCGGCCCCGGCCGCCGCCGACCTCGCGGCGCGCGCCGAGCTGGCGGCGACGACGGAGGCGTGGCTGGCCGCTACGCGCTGA